The Paenibacillus sp. FSL W8-0426 region TTTTCTCTGTAGTGCGTGAAATCGTTAACGCTTGAAATACCAACTCATGCTGAGTACAATGAAGGTACACAGTAACCGCTAGGGGATGATAATAAAATGCAGCTGAAGAAGCTAAATGATAAAAGTATTGAACAACTATTCGAAGCGATTTTGACGTTGAAGGATATCGAGGAGTGCTACGTCTTCTTTGACGACCTCTGCACCGTAAACGAAATTCAATCCATGTCCCAGCGGCTGGAAGTGGCGCGCATGCTTGGCAAAGGAAACACGTATAACCAAATCGAAGCAGAGACAGGCGCGAGCACGGCAACGATCTCGCGCGTAAAGCGCTGCCTGAATTACGGCAACGACGGTTACAAGATGACGCTGGAACGTTTGGGACGCTAAGACGATGAAACCGGGCGTTCTCATCATCAGCCACGGTTCACAGGAACAGAGCTGGGTGGAATCCGTCGATGAGGCGATCTCCCGGCTGCAGCTGCCTGCGGCGCTGCCTGTTGAAGCCGGTTTTCTTGAACTGGTGGAAGGACGATTGATCCAGGACGGTATCGACCGACTGGAGGCAGCCGGGGCAACGGATCTGTTGGTTGTTCCCCTGTTTGTGTCGTCGGGCAGCACGCATGTAGATGAGATCGAGTATGCCATCGG contains the following coding sequences:
- a CDS encoding YerC/YecD family TrpR-related protein, with amino-acid sequence MQLKKLNDKSIEQLFEAILTLKDIEECYVFFDDLCTVNEIQSMSQRLEVARMLGKGNTYNQIEAETGASTATISRVKRCLNYGNDGYKMTLERLGR